Part of the Falco biarmicus isolate bFalBia1 chromosome 4, bFalBia1.pri, whole genome shotgun sequence genome, AGGGTCAGAGAGAGTGGCCCCAGGCACAGGAATgtcacctgctccagcacagagtCCCTGCCCCTGTGTGTGGGTCCCATCATGCAGGACAGGGATGCCGCATCTCTTTGGATAACCTGGCTTTATTAACACACCAAGGTCCTACCTGCACTCCCCCAACTCACACCTCTCCCGCCACAGAGATGGCCAGTCCCCTCGCAAGCAAGATGCTGCACCACACTCCCCCAGCAGAGATCTGgcaaagacaccccctgccccccaccccagacgCAGCCAGTTGGGGACAGCCCAAAGACCCGACGGCACTGGAGGCTGGTGGGGGCCAGCAGCTCATGGAGGTGGGTGCTCACCATAGGCACCCTAGCCCAGattgccagcagctgcccaggggaGAGGAGCTCCAGCGGGGCTGAGAAGGGAAGCACAGAAGCCCCTCATGACAAGCCCGTCCAGCCCCAGCATGGGGGTGCAGTGCACGCAGCTCCTGGTGCATGGGCAGCTGGCATCTGGAGGCTCACTGGGAGGCTGGCTGGAGTGACAGGGCTGGCCCAAGAACCATAGATCACCCCAGCCCTAGGGGAGCACAAGGCTCCCACAGCAGCACGGCTGGGAGAGAAGGCCAGACCAGGACCCGTGTCAGGGCATCCTGCCCTTGCTGCAGTCTCCCAGCAGGTCTCCGCTTCTTTCTTAGGAACCCAGCAGAGGCAGTCGATATTCCTGGGGGGCTCCCAGGCCCCAGCTGCACCGCAGCAGCTATGTCCCTTCCTGAGCAGCAGGTAGCCACAAGGTCTGCCCCATTTCCAGCAGGCAGCAAGAGTGACAGAGGGCAGAGGGGCTCCTGGTTCTGGGCTGCGCCTTGGCAAGGCAGCGGGCTAgccacacagccctgccagctggcACAGGAGATGCCAGAGCAGACAGACAGGAGCCGACAGCCCCGCGTTTCCCTCGGTGAGTGCTTCCCGAGTTTCTGTCCTGCCAGCCAATGTCTTTGTTGTGTAGCATCCTAGGATGGCGCGTGCCCCGGCAGCCCTGTTCCCACAGCTGGCCATGCTCCTGTGCCTATCTCCAGCGGGTCTGGTAAATGAGCGGGTAAAAGACGTTCAGGAAGAGAGCCACGATTGCGGCCGTGGTGGCCAGGACAAAGTATCTGATGCAGCCTTCatctgggtgctggggggtgccCGGACTCCGCTTCTGGCCACGGGGCCTCCGGGAGTTTCTTGCAGGCCTTTGGGGTGCATCAAGCTGCAGCTCTTGTTCTTCAGCCTCCAGTTCCTGCCAGATCAGAGAAGCCTGCGATGTGGAAACCTGCGTCAGCACTTGGAGAACGCAACGGGCAACACCCCTTGCCATCCCCCGGGGCAGGCGGCTGCCTGCAAGCCCAGCCCCGTGCCCTGCCAGCCCGCCTCCCCATGCAGCACTGTCGCGGTCGCCCCCGCCCCTGCAGCTCTTCGGGGTCTCCGGTGCATGGGGTGCAGCCGGGCTCTGCTGGGTGGCTCTGCTGGAGGCAGCgtgggcagcagccaggcagggtcTTCGCGGGCCCGTGGGGactggagcaggcagctggatCCCGGTGGAGCCGATATGCTGGCATTGGTGGGTCCAGGTGagagggggcaggcagcagccaatCACAGCCCAGCTTTTGTGATCCCAACAGGATCTTTCAGACAGCGGCCAATCCAGCGCCAGCTGGGGTGGCGGGAGCAGGAGGCGCAGTCAAGCACGGCCAgtcacagctctgctttggtGAGTGGGGATGCTCCGACAGCCAATCGTAGCCCAGCTTCCAGAAGGATTATCCACAGGTAGCCAATCACAGCCCGGCCCTTCACTGTGCCGTTGGTCATGCAGAGCAGGCGATCAGGGTGTAGGTCTCCGGAGGGCACTCGGTGCCTGGAAGGGTGCGGGTGATCCGAGGTGCTCAGGGACCCGCTGAGCCCTGGCAGGATCCAACGCGCCCCATCGCTGCGGGGGATCCGGCGCTGCCAGGGGCCCGACGAGCCCCGGCACCACGAGGGGACCCGGTGAGCCCTGGTGCTGCGGGGCGTTACAGTGAGCCTCGGTGCCGCCTGGGCCCCCAAAGGCTCCCACCGCCAGTGTGGGAtgagcagcacagccttccCGTTGCCCAGGCCACCCccaaaaagcagagcagctccaggaCACACAGGTCCCCAAGGACAGGAacagccccaggcaggcagacagCAACGTGACAGCCCCGGGTcccagaggcaggcagctcctgtccccagcggagagggcagagctggcatgCCTAACCAGGGCCGGGCTGAGGGCTACGCGAGCCAGGTGAGCCCCAACAGGGCACAcgcctgcagcagtgccagagctgagcccagcatCACCCCCAGACCCTGCAGGGCCACAGGGGTGCCAAGCGTGgaaggaagagctgcagccttcCCTCCTGTATCTGTATCTGATGTTCACACAAAGATCAGCCTGACCGTCTCCCCTCAGTACATGCCCAAAGCACGCTGCCGGCTGGCCCACCCCCGCCCTCCcgggcagcccagcagcagagctcactCTGGCAGGTTTGTTTCTCTCCAGCACCTGGCAGCGGCTGCCAGGCTTCCAGCTCAGCACTGCCATTTGCCTTTTCTGCACCTATCTTGGCCCCAAGCTGGGCCTCAGCAGAAAGCGTCCCCCATCCTGCCAAGAGCAGCTGCGGCGGGCAGGTTCTCACtgctccctggcacagccagctcccacTGCACCACTCACAATCTTCCACTGGTGCCGTCACCGGCGAGGCTGGGCCCCCTCCTCCAGTGCCCTCCCACCAACACCTCCACCCTGACGATGGGAACCAGCTCTCCTGTGATCCCTCAGGGCAGGGACCGTCCCAAGCTCACAGCCGGAACAGGGCAAGACAGGTCACAAAGCCTGGCTGGCAAAAGCTCTTCAGTGTCGGAAGAGGGGCAAGCACCGCACTGCGGCTGGGCTGGCAGAGATGGGCCAGGCCCTGCACGTGGGCACCTGGGCACATTTCAAGGCTCTGTGGCTCCAACAGGGCCAAAAGGGATGCAAGCTCTcacctggctggcagcagcttcGGCAGAGGGGGTGCGCTCAGCTCGGTGGTCTGGGGCATGCCCTGGGAGGGGTCTCTCCACAGGAGAGTTCCTCCGGCGGTAGAAGAGGACATATGCGTATCTGGTCACCACCTGGCTCTCGTCCACGGTGGTGACTGTGCTGTCATCGAAGAGCCGCCAACCTGAGAGGAGAGAAGGGTTAAGCAAGTGGACATGCCacggctgcaggagcaggggggtGGCGAGGGTGACAGATCCTCACCCACGTCACTGCGCTGGCTGTTCTTGTCATTGGGCAGGCGGGCGTACGCCGTGTAGTGCCCCCCAATCATGCCTCCGTAGTGGTTGATCACAGCGTACAGGTCATACAtcggcagctgctgctcacccTTCCGGCCAATGCAGAACTTGCTCAGGTCCAGGCTCCTGGGGAGAGGACACAGGGACCGTTGGGGCAGTCAGCATTAGGCAGGGAGAGGCAAGGCtacagggcagcacaggcagtgccaACTCAGGCACCTTGTCCCCCAGGCTCTCACCGGACGGGGAAGTCCACCATGTCGTTGATCTTATCCCTCCAAATAAAGCTGCGGAAGGAGAAGCGCTTGAGCTGGATGATGAGGACGTTGGGGAGCCGCCACAGCATCAGCTGCTTGGAGGCCTCACGGTGCTGCTTGCACTTGGGGCAGTACCTGGGGGGAAGAGTGTGATCATTACTGGCACAGGAAGAGTCTCAGGTCTTgcagccccgccagccccaAGGTTGCCCACATGTGGGACATCTCAGCACAGTCCTGTACAGCACTGGCGTTGCTCTCTGCTGGCttgcagcccccctccccagtacACTGGGAAGGCCAGCCCAACACTCCTGGCCACCAAAAGAAATGGCATGCCAGCTTGGGCAGCTCCTGGGAAACTCCCACCCCTGCCTGAGCCCATGGGCTGGAACCCACCCTGCCTCCTTCCTCACCACGCTTCCTCTGGGGCCAGGACTTCAGGCTTGGTGAAGAGATTGAGGCACTGCTCCAGGGTAAAGTGGCCAGCCCGGGCTGCTTCGCTGGCTGAGCCTGGGTCCTCCACGCACTCCAACTCCTTGGACTCCACCAACACAAACTCCTTGAGGCGCTCATTGTTCTTCCATACCAGGGCGAGGGAGCAGTCATCTGTCAGGTCCAGGGGGGTGTCACCTGCAAAGGGGCACATACTTCACACACCTGCTCCACCAGGCTGGGCCAGGCCACTCTGCTGGGCTTGAAGCCGTATCACCCAACCCAGCTCGATACCGAGATCGCACAGTGCTGCCAGGAAGTGGCCCCACAGCCAGATTCACCACCTCAGGGCAGCAGAACCCCCCAACCAGCAGGGTGCAAGGCTGGCACAGCCCTTCTCAGCAGCATCTACATAACCAGCAGGTTATGGGATGTGGGCATCCCATTCAGACAAGAGGTGACCCAGAGATCACAGAGCCTCTGTGGATAAAGGACATTGAAGGGCACTGGTTTATTTGCTCAGAAAAGCAGGAACGTCATGCCCGAGAAGAgcttgcaggcagcagctctgtgcagcagaGTTCTGCCCTCCCCTGTACCAGATGCAGCTTTCACTGTCCAGCCTGGGGCCACTGTCACATCTGGGTTCACCTTGTGCCAGGCAATCTCTGGCACCCTGGCCAGAGGCCACGAGGGGTGAAGGTGGCACTTTCCAGGGCTCTGGGCTCACCTTTATCTTCCAGCTTGTGCTCTCTGTTGGCAGCATCGATCTTGTTGATGTAGAACTGCGTGGCGCGGGCACTCAGCGAGTCTGGAGTGTGTTGGTACCCAGGGATGGCAGCTGTAAACAAGCAGGGACAGATCTGTGGTGGCACTGCCTGTCTGCCCTGCATAGGGGCCAAGAATTTGCagtgcccccacccccacctcacATGCTACGGTCTTGCAGGAACACAACCACGTGCCCCATGTCCTTGACTATTTTTAGCAGGCGCCTGCCCCTGGCAAGCTgtgctcctctgcctgccttgcCCCTTCGCTGCACATTGCTGCCATCCTGAGATGAGTGTCTGGAAACGTGACAGCCAGGCAGCCGAGCGCGAGAGGCTGCTCCCATGCAGCTGAGTCAGAGCGAGGGAAAAGCTGTGCTCACAGCCCCCAAGGGGCTCAGCCCGCACCAGGCTCTGCCATCCCACAGGACTCAGAagcttctgccagctcctgccttcccacccctcccacAACAACACAACACTCCAGCCTCGTTCCTCGTCAGgtctctgctctgccccacaggccctgccagggcaaGGCAGAGCGTGGCCAGGCAGGCATTTCGGGTGGGGCAGCACCGCCAAAACACAGCTCCCAGGGCCTCGTTTATGTCCCCAAGAGTCTCTAGACCAAGCTCACAAGGGAAGAATGGATGCTGTGGTGCGAGGTCACTCCAAGGAGGGAGAATTGCTCCTGTTTTGTCAtggggctgcctgggctccTGGCACACAGCACCGCAGCACCTCTTACCTTCTGGCTTGAGGGCTCTCTCATAGGATGGCTCCTTCTCGCAACAGCTGTCGCCCTGTGTCTCCACGTGTTCAGAGAAGCCTGAATCCAAGCTCAGCAGGGAACTCCTGGCTGTCAGGACCTTGCTCCGGACAGTGCCCGTGTCCCCCAGGTCTGGATGCAGCTCAGGCACAGCTGGCGAGAGCGGGGGCTCCTGCAAGAGGCTGGAAGCCCTGTCCACGTCTCCCAGCTCGGAggcagaggtggctgctgcacagctgctcttgGCCAGAGGCTCCAGCTTGTCTGGGAGctgaggctgcagcccctgctccgGTGACATTCGGCCAAGCTGGAACGGAGGCTGGAACACGCTGACTGAGTACCTGGACAAGGAGGTGGCAGTCAGAGCTGGCCAGGCACAGGGCTGAGCTCTCAGCTCTGGGGAAGAAGCACTCTCCTCTCCTGGACTCTCACCTTGCATagccctccagcagctgtgccaggcgGGCATAGGTGAGGCGGGACTCTGGCACGCTGATGAGGAAGGGGAAACCGATGTTCTCAGGGCGGCACAAAGCCTTGTGGTCTGGCCAGTGTGTTTTCTGACATGCCCTGTAAGACACATAGCCCCTGCTGTAACACACACAGCCCCGGCATCCACGACCATCCCAGGCAGGAGCATGGCAGAGCCAGAGGGGTGTGTTTTGGACGAGAGGAGTGCCACAAGCCAGACTGATGACCTCCCAAAGGCAAGGCTTGTCCCACCTCCTCCCAGGGGCTGAGatctcccacccagcccttGAAGGCAGGAGACCCTTCCTCCCCACCAAGCACCAAGCTAACTCACACATTGCAGTAACCGACTCGATAGCACCTCGTGCAGCGCTTGAGCTTCTCATCATCTGGCAATTGCTTCTTCTGGCAGGCTGCACACTTGGCAACGGGGCCACTGGGCACCTGCGGACGCTGCAGGAGAAATGACCCATTGGGCAAGGAAGGGCACCTGGGCAGGACAAGGCAGCCTCGGTGGGCATCCGTGCTTGCTGCAACTAGCTGCCCTTGCGTGTAGCTCTTCCCTTCCTGCTCAGACCCACTTGCAGGCTCAGCCTCCCTGCATACCTCCCAGTAGTCCCAATACTCCCTCTTACCTGCTGGACCTGCAGCTCCACCACCCGCTCCTTGGCCAGCTCTGGGGACAGAACctcaaagcagagcagcaggtccGTAGGGGAGACCGTGTCCAGTGAGTTGGACGGCAGGAACATGCGGTGGAAGTGATTCTTGATCACCTGCCAGGAGAGCAGTGGAGCGTGGCCATGTGAGGGCTGCcccatgctgcttctcctgagAAAGCCACAGACCTCAGCTCTACAGCaagctgcagggacagcagcaccaCAGGGACACTGTGCTCAGCTCACCACCCTGCCAGGGAAGGATGGACATCCCTTGCCCTACTGCGGTGGCCCAGCCCCCCTGAGCAGGTATTTGCCTAGCAGCACCCTCCGCCACTGCCACCCACGGACAAAATTCGTCTCACAGACACGTCGGATATGGGCAAGCAACTGCCAGGGGCGATattccctgcagagctgtgggagcCAGGGCACCCAGAAGAGCAGCCCATGGCTTGCCTCCCAGCTTGAGCACTCTTACCTCTGCCAGGCGCAGGTTCTCTGGTTTCACACGCACACTGTGGGCCACCGAGTCGAGTACCTCCATGGCACTGGAGTTCTCCTTGCTGATACTCACAAGGAACTGCCACCAAGAAAGTGCCACATCAGTCACACCATATCAAGGCATGCAGGCCCTTACTTAACACAAGGCTTAGCCTGTTGGCACATGACCAgctgcctggagcacctccagGAGCCCTCTCAGGCTCCCTCCCCAGAGTAGATGGTGCAATTTACCTTGATAGGTTTCTTGTGCGGCTCCTTTGCAAAGTAGTAGACAGTCAGCACCTTCTGCTTCTGTgggaggggcacagggaggtACAGGAAGGGGTCAAAGGTGATGGACACCTGCAGATGCAAGAGCACGCTCAGTTGCAGTTGGTGCTTGTGGCTGAGATCAGTGGAGCAGCAGCCCCGAgacccagccctgccctgtgaACTCTGCTCTCTGAGGGTCAGGAGCCTGGTGCTGCACAGCTAGCACAGGGACAGAGCCTCCAGGGCTGCCCTACCTTGGAACACACTGGGCACACCAGCTTGGATTTGTACTGGCCCTGGAAGAGGTCCACAATGAAAGAGTCATTCCTCATCTTGTGTCGTTGCCAGGCCTCTTCAGCTACCACCTGCAGGGAGAAAGGGCTCAGCACTGTGCTAAACCACCAAGGCCAGGGCTGTCTCCTGGTGACCTTGGGGAGGGACATCCTCACCTCGTCGGGCCTCCCATCCGAGTCAACAGTCTCTGTGTAGGGCTTGTTCTGGATACGGTTGAGGTCCTCGTGTAGGCCATCAAGCAGGAAGGCCATGAACTCCTGAGCATCGTGCTGGGCATAGCCAGTGAACTGGCTGGCCTTGCTGGCCACGACTGCCTGGAGGTAGCACAGTAGTCAgggctggccagcagctccctggcagcacTGGCTCTGCCCCATGCACAAAGCCTAGCTGCACCCACCCACATCCACCCAGCTCTCTGTGGCACTAGCAAGGCAGTCAGATGCCCACAAACGAGTGCTGGGGACCCACGGCAGCTCCTGCGTAGCACTGGTGCCCTACCTTCAGTTTAGATGGCTGGAAGGCATGGTGCGTGCCCTTCCACAGCGCTCGAAGCAGCATGGCAAAGCCGATGGCCAGGCGCCCGCCTGTCCCCAGTGGGTTGTTGTAGTTGATTTCCGACTCAAAGGACCGATCTGTAAGAGATGCAAGGAGAGtgagagcagctgctggctaCACCATCCAAgtggcagggctctgctgggctcccaGCATGGGCTCACCATGGAAGTAGTCACGTAGCTCCCGGGTGTTGGACAGGGACTGGATGACGCTGTTCATGAAGCAGGTGTTGCCCAAGTTCACCAGCCCCGTGAAGCCAGGCAGGCAGACTTTCTTCTTctcatcttcatcctcatcaTCCTCCACACTCTCAGCGCTCACCGGGCTGTGCGTCATCGGTGGCACCATGCATGTTGGTTTGGGCTGCCAAAGCAGAGGTGGTGTCAGGGTGCTGCACTCGGGAGGGTCTCTCCGGGAACACCACGTGAATCCGAAAGACCAAGGGACCAAGGTACCCCTCAGGCAGGACTGGAGCCATCATGCCATCTCCCACCAGGACTGGGATAGACAGGCAAACCACTGCCCCTAATCCTGACAGCTGTGACTAAGGAGTGCAACCGCCTCCTCCAGGAAGAGTTTGCCAGTCCCCAGAGCAACACTGAGGAGGATGGGGTCCCACAGCACGGATAAGTAGGCCAGCCCCCTTTTCCTCCAACCCAGGTGAAatccagcacagccccactCACCGATGGGATGTGTGGCTCTTGCTTCACTGCCACATGCTCTGGGGCTGTACGAGCTGCCACACCATCCAGACCCCCATCTTCCACACGCTGCTTCTCTTTGTCACTGGCTCGGGCCTCTTCCTTGCTGGACAGGGGGTGCTGGTTACTGCCCGGGGGGTTCTTGTCCAGAGGGGTAGGGCCTGTAGGCATGGCAACCTTTGCACCACCCACTGCACCTTAAAAAGGGGGAAGGGTGGGCCTGTGGTTAGCAGCACCGAGCGCTGCCCATGGCGGGGCTGAGCTGTTCAAGTCCATGCTCGCACACAGGATCTCTCCTGCCCCTCTTCCCCATGAACGAGGGAAACAGCAGCGCCCTTCCCCTAGCACTTTGTTTGCCTTGCCCCACAcccctcctccctgcacccGCTCagcccctctccttccccacaaCCCCACACCAGAGGACCTGGCACCAACCGGCAGCTGCCAGCGGTGGGGAGGGCCCATGCCCCACTGGGGTGCGGCAGGCAGGCAAGACAAGAAGGCAGGGTGCAGACCTCGTGTGGCTGGAGcctccagccccccccagcGCTGGCTGTGGCGTTTCTTCAGGCAGACGTCGATGCGAGACACTGTGAAGTTGTACGTGCACTGGTCTGGCTCAATAAGGTTCCTGCAAGACATGCAACAAGTCAGGGGTGCCCCAGACCCCCCAGCAGCCTCAGACATGCCAAAGCCTCTGGAAGGCAGGGCCACGGCCTCCAGGCGGTAGGGACCCAGCTAGCACTGATCTTGAGGTGGCCCTGGTAGCGCCAGAAACCCTCGAGCCTGGCCACACTGAGCACACAGAAAGCCTCTTTCCTGACAGATCCATTCTCCTTGGCTCCACATGCCCCCTCCCCGCTGGACAACCTGCCCGAAGAGCACACAGCCTGGTCTGTCTCTGTCCCCAAGAGCTCTAAAGCATGCTGGGAGGAAACTGTGGGCAAGGAAACACTAAGATTTCCTCCCCTGCAAGCTTCCATACAGAGCCAAGGCAGCCCAGGCTTGGGGCATTAGTGCAGCATGGTGTAAGAGAGACCCCCAGGTGCAGAAATGAGCATTCCCTGCACAGACCCGCTAGCTGGGActggctcctgctccagctctgcactCTCAGTTCCCTTGCCCTGGTACAGGCTAGAAGGACAGAAACCATACCTTAGCTTCACCTGCCACCGGAACACTGTGTGGGGCCCACAGCCAGGATGGAGGCGAAGGAAATTTGTGTCACTGCAAAAAAATCGGAAGTGAGAAGAGTTGAACAAACAAATAGCCCAGCCACacccaggagctctgcagcagcctggcaccaTGCCGAAGTACACTGGTACCTTGTCTGGAACACCAGCGTAAAGTCTTGTTCCCGGAACAACACCTTGGATGTCTCCTTATGGATCTCTTTCACATAGACGTGTACCACCACCAGGTCATTGCCCTTCTCATATGAATCATTCTTGACAAAGGTCAGGCTCACAAAAGGCTCTGGCTCTGAGCAGGGAAAGTCACAGAGAGAGATGTTGCTGAGGCAATGCTGCAGGCCGACCCAGGAGAGGTCCAGAGCAGATGGACCTTCCTGACCAGGCTGACCCCTAGGCTCTGGCCACTCaccatcagctgctgcttccagagCCACGTCATCCTTGGACCAGTCCCTCTTCTCACTGTCTCTGCCTAGGGAAGGAGTGGCTGCCGGGATGGCCTTAGAACTCTCTCCCAGGACAGGTGTGCAGTCCCGGCCCCGCAAggcctcagcagggctgcctggctgcaggactCTCTTCTCCACACAGGTGGCAATACGGTGGGGGAACACCTCTGTGGTAGCCGCAAGAGGTGGCATCTCCACAGGAACAGCCTCCTTGGCCAAAACCACAGCCTTTCAAGACGGAAGgacacagtaaaaaaaaccagacaccGTCACCCCTGAGCTGCCCTGGCCCACCTGCTGTGACTGCTGCCAACCAGGCAGGCACAGCTCCGCGCTGCCCACTCGCCCCACACACTCCACGCTCAGCCCATCAGCATCACAGTCCAACGACTGTGGGCTCCCCACATCACCCTCTCCTGCACCACAGCCAGGCCCCATGCCAGCCCTCAGCACCACCCGTGGAACCCCAGAGCCCATCTTGAGGGCAGGGATGGGTTCCTGGGCGAGCAGCGTCCCCTGCACGGAGGCTGAGGGACATGTCATGAAGGgaccctgcctgcctgggtcCTTGGGTACCTTCTCCAGTGGCAGTGCGAGGTCTGCAAGGGCTGTGGGCGCATCAACTTGGCTGGCTCTGCCATTCCTGCGGCTGCCTGCTCTCCCGCTGTGCCCTTTGCTGGGCTCCACATTCCCGCTGACTCTGGCATTTGGCTCCTCTTCAGTGGGAGCCACTTTGAGGTATACTGCCCGCTTGGCACTGGGGCCACTCTGTgtccctgggctggctgggctTTTCCCTCCCAGGGCCTCACTTCTTCCTGGAGCACGCTTGGGGTTGGAGGGCTCCCGCCGGGatctcagcagctctgggccTTCAACCCTCGGTTCTTCAGGggtcagctctgcagaagcagctttctCCTTCCCATTCTCCCAGCACGTGGCCCCTTTAGCCAGCTCTTTGGATCcgtctttcctcctcttctgtgAAAAGCAGTGCAGCACAGTGGGAAGCTATCCAGGTAGCAGCACCTCTCATGCTCTCTGCCTGCCCCTCACCCTCACTCCTCCTTCCCAGAGCGTGCTGGGGCTCTCTGCTCCAGAACCTGGAGGCTATGTGGCAGGATGACAGCCCCCTCCCTAGGACAGAGGCAGCTGGCTTACTGCCCTCACGCAGCACATGGATGCAGGATGTACCCCACGCCCTGGGCAGCTCAAGAGCAGGGAGTGAAACCctcaccccagctccctcaagCTCCCTAAGTTCCCTCAAAAGGCAGATCCTCGCCTCCTCACCAGAAGAGAAGACCAGGTATGGAGTGGGATCTTCTTCTGAAGCACAAGCTGTAGAAAGTTGCCCTTCTTGCACTGGACCTTGCTGCAGGAGCTCTCAATCTCCTCGTAGAACTGACAGCTCCACTGGCGCCCATCTGCAAGCAGAGGGGGACCAGCACCTCAGGCAGCGCTCCAGGCAGCTGTCTGTTGTCCAGGCAACCTAACCCACAGCCCCTTTCACCTGGCCCAAAGATCAAAGGAGCACTCATCCAGAGCCAAGGAGGCTGCAGGCAAGCTGCCACCATACCCCAGGAAGCTTCAGGACTTCAGCCAGCTTCCCTGGATTTGCTTTGTACATCTGGCTGGCCTACTTCCCAGAGGGAAGGCCCTGGACCTCCCTGCCCTCACAGGCACAGTCACTTTCCCAAAGGATACTCAGTCATCCCAGTGAACAGGGGACAG contains:
- the USP19 gene encoding ubiquitin carboxyl-terminal hydrolase 19 isoform X6 — translated: MSSSTNAPGQRRVSRGLDDATNKKKQKDRANQESKEVSRPELEQAETAQEKDSEEELLLDWKQNADEIIVKLNLGSGALKVEDVDAAFTDTDCVVKLPDGRQWSCQFYEEIESSCSKVQCKKGNFLQLVLQKKIPLHTWSSLLKRRKDGSKELAKGATCWENGKEKAASAELTPEEPRVEGPELLRSRREPSNPKRAPGRSEALGGKSPASPGTQSGPSAKRAVYLKVAPTEEEPNARVSGNVEPSKGHSGRAGSRRNGRASQVDAPTALADLALPLEKAVVLAKEAVPVEMPPLAATTEVFPHRIATCVEKRVLQPGSPAEALRGRDCTPVLGESSKAIPAATPSLGRDSEKRDWSKDDVALEAAADEPEPFVSLTFVKNDSYEKGNDLVVVHVYVKEIHKETSKVLFREQDFTLVFQTSDTNFLRLHPGCGPHTVFRWQVKLRNLIEPDQCTYNFTVSRIDVCLKKRHSQRWGGLEAPATRGAVGGAKVAMPTGPTPLDKNPPGSNQHPLSSKEEARASDKEKQRVEDGGLDGVAARTAPEHVAVKQEPHIPSPKPTCMVPPMTHSPVSAESVEDDEDEDEKKKVCLPGFTGLVNLGNTCFMNSVIQSLSNTRELRDYFHDRSFESEINYNNPLGTGGRLAIGFAMLLRALWKGTHHAFQPSKLKAVVASKASQFTGYAQHDAQEFMAFLLDGLHEDLNRIQNKPYTETVDSDGRPDEVVAEEAWQRHKMRNDSFIVDLFQGQYKSKLVCPVCSKVSITFDPFLYLPVPLPQKQKVLTVYYFAKEPHKKPIKFLVSISKENSSAMEVLDSVAHSVRVKPENLRLAEVIKNHFHRMFLPSNSLDTVSPTDLLLCFEVLSPELAKERVVELQVQQRPQVPSGPVAKCAACQKKQLPDDEKLKRCTRCYRVGYCNVACQKTHWPDHKALCRPENIGFPFLISVPESRLTYARLAQLLEGYARYSVSVFQPPFQLGRMSPEQGLQPQLPDKLEPLAKSSCAAATSASELGDVDRASSLLQEPPLSPAVPELHPDLGDTGTVRSKVLTARSSLLSLDSGFSEHVETQGDSCCEKEPSYERALKPEAAIPGYQHTPDSLSARATQFYINKIDAANREHKLEDKGDTPLDLTDDCSLALVWKNNERLKEFVLVESKELECVEDPGSASEAARAGHFTLEQCLNLFTKPEVLAPEEAWYCPKCKQHREASKQLMLWRLPNVLIIQLKRFSFRSFIWRDKINDMVDFPVRSLDLSKFCIGRKGEQQLPMYDLYAVINHYGGMIGGHYTAYARLPNDKNSQRSDVGWRLFDDSTVTTVDESQVVTRYAYVLFYRRRNSPVERPLPGHAPDHRAERTPSAEAAASQAPSALRRPTP